The Macrobrachium nipponense isolate FS-2020 chromosome 19, ASM1510439v2, whole genome shotgun sequence genome contains a region encoding:
- the LOC135211183 gene encoding craniofacial development protein 1-like, whose amino-acid sequence MYVPPLLRDIFERRIPQEMKHRSYPCELSRETESFQPCDWLINSQSGALWSKEETMICTKTATEEDPKEEGEEPKKKKNTPKQETKKNPKQEVEEKKEESKQEEEEEEEPKARRRKGRIQSMKNK is encoded by the exons atgtatgttccacctctcctgagggatatttttgaaagacgtatccctcaggagatgaaACACAGATCATacccgtgtgaactctctcgagagactgagagtttccagccctgtgactggcttatcaacagccaatcaggagcgtt GTGGTCGAAAGAAGAAACCATGATTTGTACAAAAACGGCCACGGAGGAGGAcccaaaagaagaaggagaagaacccaaaaagaagaagaatactcCAAAACAAGAAACGAAGAAGAACCCAAAACaagaagttgaagagaaaaaggaagagtccaaacaagaagaagaagaagaagaagaacccaaagcaagaagaagaaaaggaagaatccAAAGCATGAAGAATAAGTAG